The Canis lupus dingo isolate Sandy chromosome 18, ASM325472v2, whole genome shotgun sequence genome includes the window TTCTAACACGTGGTTATAGATCCTACATATAAGCCTAGACACTCTCCATCCTGACATACAATCATTCTGGCAAAGCAAAACTGTCCTCCACATAGTATCTAGGATGTAGACCCTATGAATTCTCATTTAGACATCAGCATATCCTAACCATGaaggttttccatttctctattctttctgtGGAATGCCCCCTTCAGCcacggggcatgatcctggagacccgggatcgagtcccacgtcaggctccctgcatagaacctgcttctccttctgcctgtgtctctgcctctctctctctctctctctctctctcacacacacacacacacacacacacacacacaaataaataaataaataaaatctaaaaaaaaaaccgtATTTaatgagtgcctactatgtagcaggcactgttctaagcaatGGAAGTAtagtagtgaacaaaacaaactaaacacTCTCCCCTCATCAAGATGATAACCTTGCAggagaaataaacacacaaaaaggaacTATATAATATGTCTCATGGTAcaaatgctataaagaaaagaaagtggggtGGAGGAATGTAGACTTCTGGgagttataattttaaatagagtGGTCAAGAGAGTTCTCACTGAGAAGATAATGTCTGAGCAAAGATCTGAAGGAGGTGAAGGAGCAAGCCAAGTAGCTACCTAGGGAAAGAACTTTCCAGGCCAAGAAAACACCATATGCCAAGAGTCCGAGGTGCCTGACATGTTTAAGAGACAGCAAGAAGACCAACTACAGTGAAGTATGTGGGGAAATAGTAGTAGCAAATGAGAGCAGAAAGGTAACAGGGATAAATCTGGGAGCAGATTCTGCAGGAACTTATTGGCCACTATAAAGATTTGGGCATGTTTTAAACATGACTGAAAGCCTATCCTAAGAATTATATTTCCTGTAAATTGCTCATTTTTCAAGTAGAAACTGACTTGTGACAGTTATTCTAATGCGTACCTCACCACAAATAGCATGGTATGAACCAAGACCCAGCAGATGTGATCTCAGACAGTGGAGAAGGGCAACAGCCTTAAACTAACACAGATGGGTCTGACATTGACCCTCTCATGATCCAAACAGAATGATTTCTTAAAGCACTAAGTGACACAgaggttgggggggagggggggaatcaAATTTCCATTTGCAATTTCTTGTGGCCTATCAGGATAGGCTATGTTGCCATAAAAGAGTCAACAATAATTCAATGGTTTGCAGGATACAGAAGTGGTTCTCTTCCTCGTGCAATAGATCTAAGGTGGGAATTTCAGGTCAATGGGCAGTTTTATCCATAGGGTTATTCAGGGACCCAGATTGACAGCAGCTTCGCCATATTTAATACATGGCTTCCAGAGTTGCTCTAGTTGTCACCATTCCCaccaagaggaagggagaaagcatTCAAGTCCAGACCATGGATTCTCTCTTAATAAAATGAGgtggaaagaaaagcatttcttcCACTTACAATCCATTGTCAAGAACTATGTGGCCCCACTTATTACTGGGTCACCTGGGAAATGTACTGCTTATTTTGGAAGGGGGGAGGATGTGAGTGAATTTAGGTGGACAGTAGGTCTTTAGATTTTCCTAAAGGAGCTTCCCACAGCATACCACAAAGTACCGGAAGTCTCTCTAAACACCCTCTGGCATACTCCTCCTCACACCCCCTCACTTCCTCCTTCACTCTTTACCCTCCTGCATCACCATACACATACCAtgcaggctcccttctcagccagAAGAGCCCACTGGGTTCACTGGCCATTCTGGGCCACCAGGAGACAGCCGGAAGACCTGGAGTCTTCATCCACTCCATCCCCCTCACTTCCAGCAGAGGAAAAGTGGAAAGAGCTCTCTGGGATGCATGGTTCTTCCCCCACACTGTTTCATTTCCAAAACATTCTTGCGAGGCATTTTCAGTGAATAAAATTCTCCAGTTCATTACACAAGTAGTTCAAGACAGCTGGACAAAGGGTGTATGTTGGGGATTAGCAGAGATTAGGCCAGACAGGTAGGCAGGGGCCAGAGCATGAGGGCTTTATAAATCTGTGCCAACAGAGCTTTCTCTTTACCCAAAGGGCAGGAGGAAGCCAGGGAGTGCTTTAGGCAAGACAGGAACCTGACCTGAGTGGTGTTTTAGAAAGTCATGCAGGTTAGCAGAAGCATGAATAGAAGGTACTGAAATCAAAGGCTGGGAGCCCTGTCTGAAGATCTCCACAGTCATCATTAgtgggcctcagtctccttatctgtagaatggggacgATGATGATAGTTATGCCCCAGCATTGTGGGTTGTTGTGGGGACTGAAGAGGTTAAAGCTTGGGAAGTGGTTCCTTACAGCAGTGCCGGGTGCCCTGTAGCCCTCCATGAAATCAGCCATTATTATTAACCTTGCACTAAGATAGTAGCAGTGGAAAGAGAAGAATCCAGATTCCAGAAATATTCAAAAGTTAGAAACTGGAAGATGGATTGATAGTGCCCTGGAGAGGGATGAGGCAAGGTGGGGTTCCCAGCCACTGAGATCGAGACCCCGTGAGGAGTGGGGCACAAGTCTCGTTGACTCTGAGGTGACCCTGAGACATCATCTAGTAGAATTTTCCAGAATGCAACTGACTCAACTGGTCTCAGGGCCAGAAGAGAGGTAGGGCTGAAAATATGGGTTGGAGTCTTCCTCACAAAGTAGAAATTGAAGCCATAGGAGCAGGTGATGTTTCCTcaggagaatggataaaagaGAGGGAGACCCATAAAGAGCCCTAGGGAGAAAGGAGCccatggaggaagaggaggagtggTAAATAGGGAGAGGAAGatctggcagagggagagtcagcaTCAGCAATGCCAAGGGCTGCCAGAAGGTCAGATTACAGAAGGTTCCAGGGGGCTCAGTGAAAAAGACCTCATAGGGGGCTCTGGAGAGCACAGTGTCAACAGCGtggtgccgggggggggggggtggggggtgggggcagtgcagAACTGAGAAATGATCAGGAGATGAGGCCGGGGTGACAGCAAGTAGAGCTTTTCATTCAAGAGATTCAGCtttgaaggggagggagaaatgaagTGAATGTGGATGGAAGGTATTCCCAAGGAGGAgagatttgagagacagagacaggggaTGTGGGATGGAGCAGCAGTGTTCCccgtggaggagagagagacaatgtccacagcagcaatGTGCACgatagccaaactttggaaggagcctcgatgtcctttgacagatgaatggataaagaagacgtggtctgtgtatacaatggagtattcctCAGTCATCAGGaaagacgaatacccaccatttgcttcaacgtggatggaactggagggtatgatgctgagtgaaataagtcaatcggagaaggacaatcatcatatggtttcactcataccaggaatataagaaatagtgaaagggattgtaagggaaaggaggggaactgggtggggaaaattagagagggagacaaatcacgagagacttctaactctgggaaacaaacaaagggttgtggaagggatGGTGGCAGGGcaatggggtaactaggtgatgagcactgaggagggcacttgatgggatgagcactgggtgttatactatatgttggcaaattgaatttaaattttattttttagggatgcctgggaggctcaggaggttgagtgttgaggttgagtgtctgccttcggctcaggatgtgattccagggtcctgggattgagtcccacatcaggctccctgcgaggagcctgcttctccttctgcctgtgtctctgcctctctctctgtctctaatgaatagataaataaaatattttaaataaataaattttatttttttaattttaaaaatgtaaaaaaaaaaaaaaaaaaggaaagagagatctAGGCAGCCCCTGAATGTGACAGCTAAGCAGATCCTGCAAGCTCCTGACAGACCACACATGCTGGAGAGGAACTGTCAGTACACACTCAGGGTCAGGGACCCAAAGAGCCACAGGCAGACCCGAGGAGCCCGGGGTCTGGCTGTAAGCAGAACTGGCCttgggaggaggaggccaggctcAGGGAAGTCAGGAGACAGTGCTGGGGAAGGCGGCCCCTGGGGGGCACCGGCTGAGCGTGGCTGGGAGGGTGGTCCAGATGGAGCCAGGCTGCCACTGCCTTTCTCCTGTGCAGTGGGACTTGGTGTGCAGCTCCAACAAACTGAAGGAGGTGGCCCAGTCTCTCTTCATGGCAGGCACACTGATCGGGGGGATCGTGCTGGGAGACCTGTCGGACAGGTGAGACCCTGGGGCCTCTGGAGCAGGGGCACAATCTATGAGGACATCCCACCTCACTCTGACCCCCCCATGCATGCCCAAAGAAGCAGAGagccaggggaggcaggaggcacagTCCCTGCCATGCGGCCTTGGGCAAGTCCCATTCCCTTTCAGGGCAcaaccctctctctgccccaaagCTCTGAGCTGGAATCTTCCTACCTCCTCAGACCCTGGGGAAAAGCCTCAAGATTTTCAGACGCAGTGTAGCGCCTATgtggcagtggcagtggtggtggggtGCACGGACTGTTTGGGGATAGGAAGGAAGTCCCTTGACCTCTGCTCAGGCCACTAAGCAGGGGGCAGGTGATCACTCATTAACTTGAACCTGTAACTGCAAACCTGTCAAAAAACATAGCAATTACCAGTGAGGCTCTGTCTAAAGAAGGAGTTTACATGCCCTGCCTACCCCCTTTGGGAGGTAGGGAGTCCAACTCTTTGCCCTGAGACCTGCAGAGTCACTGTCTCAGCTAGCTCACCGTGGCTAACCCCGTCTCTCCTCTCCTGTGAGTTCCAGGTTTGGCCGCAAGCCCGTCCTGACCTGTAGCTACCTGCTGTTGGCAGCCAGCGGCTcaagtgcagccttcagccccaGCCTCTCCGTCTACATGGTCTTCCGCTTCCTGTGTGGCTGGAGCATCTCAGGGATTGTCCTGAGCACTGCGATCTTGAGTGAGCCAcagggggagggggcgtgggAAGATGAGTTGGAAGGGGGGCATCCAGCCCGAAACCAAGGGCCTGGCCCAACACAGGTTCCCTGTGACTTTGGTCACGTAAGATGCTGCCCCTCTCAGGATCTCAGAGGCCCTCTCTGAGCGTAAGAACAACAGGAAGCATAATAGCAGCAGCTATCAATACGGAGGACCCTACCCCGGGCCTCACGGTCTACCGGGTACAGGATCCCATTCAGTCCACACACACAAGGAGGTGACACtgttgtcctcattttatagacacGGACATTGAAGCCTAACAAGGGAAGTCGTTTGCCTCTAGTGAGGCAGTCAAGAGCGTGGGTTtgagtaggggtggggggcacctggctggctgagtcggTAGAtcatgtgactcgatctcaggattgtgagttcgagccccatgttgggtatagagattacttaaaaataattttttaagtcttttaaaaaaaaaaaaagagtgtgggCTTAGAAGTCAGAGAGACCTAAGTTTGAGTCCCACCTTCTTGAGTTTTATTCATAGCATTGGTATGGGGGCAATGAGCCCTTACGATCGGCGTCAGATCAAGTAGCTGTTGTGGGGTGGGCAGGAGCGGGTGTTCCTTCATGGGAAGGTTGCCCAGGGCCCAGCACGATCTTAATCTGGTCCTTGGGCTCCTCCTGCAGATGTCGAATGCGTGTCCATCCAGACGCGGGCCATCATGTCAACTTTAATGGGTTACTTCTATACCGCTGGCCAGTTCCTTCTGCCTGGCCTGGCCTATGCCATCCCCCAGTGGCGCTGGCTACAGTTAACCGTGTCCATTCCCTTCTTCGCCTTCTTCCTGTTGTCCTGGTATGTGGCCCTCTCCTCTTCATCTCCCTCCTTATGCCCGCTGGGGCCAAACAGGGGGAGCCCATGTCTGACCAGGCTGGctgactctatcccaggacacctCTGTTCCAGAGTCGGGAAGGGCATTCCAGAAAGGAGGAATTAATACACAAAGGTATGCTGCAGGAGCAAGTGTCTGGGGGGCGGTCAGTGGAGGAAGGGGCTGAGTTGAAATACAGGGTATGGGGCCAGACTGTAGAGAACACAGAAAGCCAAGGAGCCTCAACTTCATGTGGAGGGACAGAGAATGCCTCTGAATGTGTCTGTGTTGCGGGAAGGCCTGATCAAGCTTGTTTGTGACACAAGGACAGACCCATGTGGGTGGGGATGAAAGAGAGAAGGGACATGTCTGTGAAGGTAAGAGGAACCTCAGGAACGAGTCTGAGAGGCATTTTGAAAGACAAATCCACAGAGTTTGGTGACttctaaatttgaaatataaaggaATGGAAAACCCAAGCCTGGGAATCTAGGAAAATCAAGGTGTCTTGGTGTGTCAGAGACCCCAAATAGGTCAAGAGCTCACTATCATCACCTCAGACCTAAGGCATGTTGAAAACAGGACCTGAATCcccaaaatataatttgttttttgtttgttggtttgtttgtttgtttgtttgtttgtttgttaaacaggctccatgctgggcatggagcccaatgtggagcttgaatccatgaccctgagatcaagatctgagctgagaccagGAGTCGGACATTTAACCGACTCAGAGTGACcctttactgagcacttactatgtgcaagGCCCTTTCCTAGGCATCAACCTAGGTCATCCCAATCCTCATGGCATCTCTGTATGAAGGAGGCATTATtgtctcactttacagatgagggaacggAAGGAAGCTCAGATAAGTGAagctacccacccccaccccctgccctgtgccaggtTTGCACATAAAGACACAGAACTGGGATGGGcctttatttgaaaatgagaataGAATCATCTAGAGGGGGATGGACAATCTTGTGGAAAGAGAGGTGGTCGGAGGGTCCAGGGTAGAGCCAGGGAATGTTCACAGCCAGGGATGGGAGCAGACAAAGAACAGAGAGTATTGAGGGCAAAGTAAGGGCAGATGGTCAACAGGGTACGGTCCAGAATTTAGGCCCCTTCCCCCTGTGACTTGGGTCAAGCCTCACCTACTCTGAGCCTCAAGATCTTCCTAggcaaaatgaagacaataatgcccatcacccgggTTATGTTTGCCTGGTCTGCAGGAAGGCTCCTTAATCAGAAGAATCTGTTACTATTTGCGGGGAGAGGAGGTCAGATTCCAGGCCCTGGCTGTGGTGTGTGGGAGGAACTCACTGTCGACCTTGCCTAAGCAGAAATGAGACCACAAGGCCAGCAGGATAGCTTTGAACCTAGGAGGCCACCACTGTCACTGTCGGCTGGGCTTGTGGTTTGAGGCTAGATGATCAATGCCTActcccccaggccctccctggaGTCAAGTCCTGGATGCCGGTGGAGGCCACAGACATAACTGACCCCACTCAGACCAGACTTCTTTAAAACATCAATCCTTTGtaccacccccacacacacatccaccTCCTCTACTCCTCTTAGCCTAATGACACTCGGGGTCTGCTCAGGGTGAACCAACCCCAAAAGTATAGCCTAAAGGTGGGGAAAGTGACATCGGCTGCCCACTCACCAATCCCAGGACCTTATGCTGTGCTTGTACTCTAGCAGAACTGGTCTTCTGCCTCAAACCCATTCCCTAAGCCACAATCCCTACTCCAAGCCACCTTCTCAAGCTGCCGCAGGGCTGCAGCCCTGCCCCTTCTTCACCCTGGGATGCAGCCCAAGGAAGGCTGGGGAGGTGAATGTACGGGATCCTCCAGCTGTCTAGCCTCGAACATGCCGTCCCTTCCCCAGGATGCACCTGCCTTGGCCGAGGCCCAAGTCTCCTAGCTAAGGAAGACACCCAAGGATAACAAGTGGCCCAggtagggggcagaggaagagctcttctggaaggggaaagaagagaatgatAGAATTTGTGCTGGCTGCAGGCAGTCCAGGTGCAAAGCTTGGCCCCGTTTAAATTCCATGAAATCTGCAGTAAAACAGCTCGGGTTTCTGGACCTCCTACCCCTCAGTCCTTCCGGCCCCTCAAACAAGGTTCTGGCAGGGTGCAAGTCACTGTGACTTGATTCTGGCACCCAGGTGGATACCAGAGTCCATACGCTGGATGGTCGtgtctggaaaattctcaaaGGCCCTGAAAATACTCCGGCGGGTGGCTACCCTCAATggcaagaaggaagaaggagagaaactgCGCATGGAGGTAGGAGCAGAGAGGGATTATAGTCTGGAGCAGGAGCCCTCCTCTTGCCTCTGCTTCCCTGCTCATAAGCCAACATCATAGCCAATGCCCCAAGCAAAGTCCTCCAGAGACACCAGGCCTgcacctccctctctcctccctcctgcccaccaGCTGATCACTAATGACACTCCTCTCCTCTGCCGAAAGGAGCTCAAATTCAGCATGCAGAAGGAGATCTCCTTGGCCAAGGCCAAGTATAGTGTCGCTGACCTGTTCCGGACACCCAACCTGCGCCGTGTGACCTTCTGTCTTTCCCTGGCCTGGTAaccacccacccctccctgcccgcACCCTAGCACCTCTGCCAAACAGGGGTGATGAACAAGGCTTCTGGCAGGTTCACCTAAGGGGAAGGCCTAGGGCATCTGCAAAGAGGAGTCAAGAGATCTCctccctgggctgccccagcccaACCCCAATCCTGGAAATAAATCTTCTGTGTCCTCGCCACACACTAGGCTCCGGCCATCAGGGTCTGCTTCCATGTTGGGTCTTGCCCACAAGGCAAATGTTCCAGACTCCATCACAGCTCACATCCCTATGGCAATTTCCCCATTCCATGCCTCTCTGTCATTGTCTCCACTGGTCCAGTTCTGCCCTAGGGGATCCCACAGAGCAAGGCTGGCCCTCAGAGCTGGAAGACAGAAATCATGCTTCTCCTGAGTCTTCTCTTCTGCCTGACGTTCTACAGCTCCTACATAGCCCTTTCTGTAACCAGGTTCTGAGACGCTCCTCTATCCCTACATGAATAGGGTCCAATTTGTCCAGGGACTTCAAAAGGCATCTCTCAGTtttgagagggaaaggggaggcaACTAACCCATATGCACAGCTTgactctctcccctctcccactctAGATGTTAAACTATTACCCAACCAAGAGAGATCATTTACTACCTCCTTTGGCCTCCCAGAGTCCCGCCAGTCCTGATATTCTCAGGAGTCAATTATGTGGCATCTTTGCCACCACAGCCTAGACCATACCCACATCAGACATAACCAATGAATCCCAGCACTGAGCCCAGACACAATCTCAAAGAGCTCAGAACAACTCTCCAGCAGCCCCTACCAATTAGCTGCAGTTGGGATAAGAAATGAAACTGTTCGTCATCCTGGTGACCATTGACCAGTATGGGGAGAGACCAGTTCAGCTGCAGATGCCAATCaatccctctcttcccctcagGTTTTCCACCGGTTTTGCCTACTACAGTTTGGCTATGGGTGTGGAAGAATTTGGAGTGAACCTTTACTTCCTCCAGCTCATCTTTGGTGGGGTCGACATTCCGGCCAAGTTCATCGCCGTCCTCTCTATAAACCATCTGGGCCGACACATCACCCAGTCCTGTGCTCTCCTCCTGGCAGGAGGGTCCATCTTGGCTCTCATCTTTGTGCCCTCGGGTGAGAAGCCAGGGCTAGGCCAGAACCCTCTGAAAGAGGCCCGATGCTTCCGTGGACATCACAGGTTACCACAGGCTGGGACCCCAATTCTGCTGCCTGTGCCCCTAATTATCTGTGTTACCTTGAGCAGGTCCCTGGGCTCTCTGGGGCTCATATCGCCCATCTAGAAAATAACTCAGTTGGCTAAATGATATCAAAGCTCCTTTCCAGATCTGACTCAGACTGGGCAAAGTATGGTGGTGTCTGGCTAGTGGGATTGGATTGCTCAGGGATTGGGCATGGCCTGGTGACATGGCTACAGAAAAGCTGGTGTGAGAAAAACACAGAGCTAAGTGCTCAGGGAAGACCCCACAACCTACTCTACCATGACCTTGGAAAAGCCACTTTTATATAGATGCTTGTGTGTTGATATACCCGTATCCTTCCAAAGGAACTTGAGCTATTTTAGGACAAGCATATATACAACAAAATATGAGAGTAGGGAACCAGAGCCAGGGAAAAACACAACTGCAGCAGGACAGCCTGCAAATCACTAGAAATAGCAGAGGGACTATTACTCAGCTTTAAATTTAGATCTGAGCTTTCCAGCAGCCAAAGcaaaaagggagacagagtcCGCTAAGGAGTGAGAACACTCAGGTGCTCCTGAGCCCAAGGTCCATCgcattttcttccctctgcagATTTGCCAACCCTGAGGACAGCCCTGGCTGTGTTTGGGAAGGGCTGCCTGTCCAGCTCCTTCAGCTGCCTCTTCCTCTACACGAGCGAGCTATACCCCACCGTCATCCGGTAGGTGCTGGACTCGGGGCCGGCCCAGCCAAAGGATGCAGGGTCAGGTGGGATTGTGGcatcctcctgctcctgcccaggGGTCCCAGAGCTGCCCTTTAAGAATCATACACAGGCTGCCAACCCCTGCTCTGGACTCTCCCAAGGCAAACAGGTATGGGCATAAGCAACTTGTGGACTCGTGTAGGAAGCATGGCGGCCCCACTGGTGAAAATCACAGCAGACTTTCAGCCCTTCATCCCTAATGTTTTATTTGGGACCATCACCCTCCTTGGAGGCAGTGCCACCCTGTTCCTGCCTGAGACCCTCAATCGGCCCTTGCCAGAGACTATCGAAGACATAGAGACCTGGTCAGTCCCTTGCCTCTGGTCCCTCTGGAACTCCTCACTGGGGAAGTAGGTCCAGACCCAGGACTTTTCCTGAGATCTCTTTCCCTAGGTCCTGGCAGACGAAGAAACCAAAGCAGGAACCAGAAGCAAAAGAAGCATCCCAGAGGATCCCTCTGCATCCTTGTGGACCAGGCCCGGACCCCTGCTGAGGGCAACAGAGCCCCCTTTCTCTGCCCTCCAGAAACAAATCCTAGCCAGGTCCTCGCCTGCCTCTGGGCTCTGAGGGCACCTTGGGGGCCGCTGAGCAGGTCCATGCTCCAGTTCAAAGGTTCCACCATAGGCCTTTCTATACCTTACCCTTGTCCTCTTCATCCCTCAGCCCAGGCCTTGCCATAGCCCTTCCCCACTGGCCGCCTTtgtcccaccctccttccccagggGTTCCCCCTGGACTCCTTGACTCAGTCCTAACAAAGACAGCTTCTCCTTCTTGCTCCCCACCCTTTTCTTCAATGGGAGGGTTCAATAAATGACAATGAACTCAAGCCATAATGCTCAGGAATGGGGGTGGCACAGAGATGGGGACAGGCCACCATGCAGACGTGTGCACTGCAAATCCATCCACCAGTGCTGTGTGTAACACGCAGGTGTGGGCACACAGGTACATACAAGCTGGGCTGATGTGAacctgtgtgcacatgtgtgagtgcCCTAGGTGCATATACACCAAGCCTGCTCAGGCTGCAACCACAACATACCACAAGTGGATcacttaaacaacaaacatttcttccTCCCAGTTCTGTACGTGGGAAATTCAAGATCAAGATGCTAGCAGACTCAGTTCCTAGTAGGAGCCCTCTTCCTgccttgcagatggccaccttctcattgtgtcctcacttggtgggaagagcaagagagaagcaagGTTTCTGCTGTCTCTTCTTCTGAGAAAACTAATTCCACATGACacctcaccctcatgacctcctCTATGCCCAGTTACCttccaaaggccctacctccaatGACCATCACACTGGAAGTTAGAGCACCAACATATAAATTTAGGGGAGGATGCAATATAGTCCATAGCAAGTCTTATGGTTGGAAATACCCTGTGGGCACATACATGTCCCAGTGTGTGTGAACAGAGGTCAGAACAAGCCCAGAGCAACTGCAGACAGAACCCTGGGCCTCTCTGGTCCCAATCCAGTGGCTCCCCCAGGTCTCTGATCTACATCCCAGGCCCATGCCACTGGATAGCTCTGTGTCCCATTTAAGCAAGAAAACTTC containing:
- the SLC22A8 gene encoding solute carrier family 22 member 8 isoform X1 → MPYISPPGKAEAELVGAELPNYSSDQTVGQSKGFSHIPPPAPAEGARPNYQVPCLQLWLILPSAMAFSELMDRVGSNGPFQFLNLVLLGLPILNLANHNLLQIFTATTPAHHCHPPPNASEGLWVLPKDQNGKPEMCLRFIHLPNASLPNDTQGATEPCLDGWVYDLSTTSSIVTEWDLVCSSNKLKEVAQSLFMAGTLIGGIVLGDLSDRFGRKPVLTCSYLLLAASGSSAAFSPSLSVYMVFRFLCGWSISGIVLSTAILNVECVSIQTRAIMSTLMGYFYTAGQFLLPGLAYAIPQWRWLQLTVSIPFFAFFLLSWWIPESIRWMVVSGKFSKALKILRRVATLNGKKEEGEKLRMEELKFSMQKEISLAKAKYSVADLFRTPNLRRVTFCLSLAWFSTGFAYYSLAMGVEEFGVNLYFLQLIFGGVDIPAKFIAVLSINHLGRHITQSCALLLAGGSILALIFVPSDLPTLRTALAVFGKGCLSSSFSCLFLYTSELYPTVIRQTGMGISNLWTRVGSMAAPLVKITADFQPFIPNVLFGTITLLGGSATLFLPETLNRPLPETIEDIETWSWQTKKPKQEPEAKEASQRIPLHPCGPGPDPC
- the SLC22A8 gene encoding solute carrier family 22 member 8 isoform X2; this encodes MPYISPPGKAEAELVGAELPNYSSDQTVGQSKGFSHIPPPAPAEGARPNYQWDLVCSSNKLKEVAQSLFMAGTLIGGIVLGDLSDRFGRKPVLTCSYLLLAASGSSAAFSPSLSVYMVFRFLCGWSISGIVLSTAILNVECVSIQTRAIMSTLMGYFYTAGQFLLPGLAYAIPQWRWLQLTVSIPFFAFFLLSWWIPESIRWMVVSGKFSKALKILRRVATLNGKKEEGEKLRMEELKFSMQKEISLAKAKYSVADLFRTPNLRRVTFCLSLAWFSTGFAYYSLAMGVEEFGVNLYFLQLIFGGVDIPAKFIAVLSINHLGRHITQSCALLLAGGSILALIFVPSDLPTLRTALAVFGKGCLSSSFSCLFLYTSELYPTVIRQTGMGISNLWTRVGSMAAPLVKITADFQPFIPNVLFGTITLLGGSATLFLPETLNRPLPETIEDIETWSWQTKKPKQEPEAKEASQRIPLHPCGPGPDPC